The proteins below come from a single Comamonas antarctica genomic window:
- the hflK gene encoding FtsH protease activity modulator HflK produces the protein MNFSNRAPRWALLPKGLRGMFNLNDPRWGRGDDKDSDGSRPDSDRPIPPPANGRDRDRQPQGTPPDLDELWGDLNRKLSGLFRGRNGGNGQPPGGRNGGGFQPDMKNAGAGIGLIAGIAVAIWLATGFFIVQEGQQAVVTQFGKYHSTVGAGINWRLPYPIQRHELVFVTQIRSADVGRDNVIKSTGLRESAMLTQDENIVEIKFAVQYRLSDARAWLFESKNPAEAVVQAAETAVREVVGKMRMDAALSEERDQIAPRVRQLMQTILDRYKVGVEIVGINMQQGGVRPPEQVQASFDDVLKAGQERERAKNEAQAYANDVVPRATGVASRMLEEAAGYKERIVAQAQGDGQRFAALQAEYQKAPQVTRDRLYLESMQQIYGNVTKVLVDSSKGSNLLYLPLDKIMQTTGQGAAAADAAGTAAAAVPGATTVPSPMSNEVRARDNSRSRDRDAR, from the coding sequence ATGAATTTTTCAAACCGCGCGCCCCGTTGGGCGCTGCTGCCCAAGGGCCTCCGGGGGATGTTCAACCTGAACGACCCCCGCTGGGGCCGGGGCGATGACAAGGACTCGGATGGCAGCAGGCCGGACAGCGACCGGCCGATTCCGCCGCCGGCCAACGGCCGTGACCGCGACCGCCAGCCGCAGGGCACGCCGCCCGATCTGGACGAACTCTGGGGCGACCTCAACCGCAAGCTGTCGGGCCTGTTCCGCGGCAGGAACGGTGGCAACGGCCAGCCCCCGGGCGGGCGCAATGGCGGCGGCTTCCAGCCCGACATGAAGAACGCGGGTGCGGGCATCGGCCTGATTGCCGGCATTGCCGTGGCGATCTGGCTGGCCACGGGCTTCTTCATCGTGCAGGAAGGCCAGCAGGCCGTGGTCACGCAGTTCGGCAAGTACCACAGCACCGTCGGTGCGGGTATCAACTGGCGCCTGCCGTATCCCATCCAGCGCCATGAACTGGTGTTTGTCACGCAGATCCGCTCGGCGGATGTGGGCCGCGACAACGTGATCAAGAGCACGGGCCTGCGCGAGTCGGCCATGCTGACCCAGGACGAGAACATCGTCGAGATCAAGTTTGCCGTGCAGTACCGCCTGAGCGATGCGCGCGCCTGGCTGTTCGAGAGCAAGAACCCGGCCGAGGCCGTGGTCCAGGCCGCGGAGACCGCGGTGCGCGAAGTGGTCGGCAAGATGCGCATGGATGCCGCGCTGTCCGAGGAGCGCGACCAGATCGCGCCGCGCGTGCGCCAGCTGATGCAGACCATTCTCGACCGCTACAAGGTCGGTGTCGAAATCGTCGGCATCAACATGCAGCAAGGCGGCGTGCGTCCGCCCGAGCAGGTGCAGGCCTCGTTCGACGACGTGCTCAAGGCCGGGCAGGAGCGCGAGCGCGCGAAGAACGAAGCCCAGGCCTATGCCAACGATGTCGTGCCGCGTGCCACCGGCGTCGCCTCGCGCATGCTGGAAGAAGCCGCGGGCTACAAGGAGCGCATCGTGGCCCAGGCCCAGGGTGACGGCCAGCGCTTCGCCGCGCTGCAGGCCGAGTACCAGAAGGCGCCGCAGGTCACGCGCGACCGCCTGTACCTTGAAAGCATGCAGCAGATCTACGGCAACGTGACCAAGGTGCTGGTCGATTCCAGCAAGGGCTCGAACCTGCTGTACCTGCCGCTGGACAAGATCATGCAGACCACGGGCCAGGGCGCTGCCGCGGCAGACGCTGCCGGCACCGCCGCCGCTGCGGTTCCGGGCGCGACGACCGTGCCTTCCCCCATGTCGAATGAAGTCCGTGCGCGCGACAACAGCCGTTCGCGCGACCGTGATGCCCGCTAG
- the hflX gene encoding GTPase HflX, with amino-acid sequence MGSPDTPNGPAAPVLLVGVDFGLPHFDAELEELGLLAETAGLTPVARLSCKRKVPDAALFVGSGKADEIRMLAQMHGAQEVLFDQALSPAQQRNLERHLELPVNDRTMLILEIFAQRARSHEGKLQVELARLQYLATRLVRRWSHLERQRGGIGARGGPGETQIELDRRMIDKSIKSTRERLAKVKKQRATQRRQRERQDVFNVSLVGYTNAGKSTLFNALVKARAYAADQLFATLDTTTRQLYLSDARQSVSLSDTVGFIRDLPHGLVDAFQATLQEAVDADLLLHVVDASNPAFPEQIAEVQKVLAEIGADGIPQVLVFNKLDAMPAELRPPQLQDSYEWDGQAVPRLFVSARSGEGLPALRQLLTESVLAEKGTDKIPDPPADL; translated from the coding sequence ATGGGCTCTCCTGACACTCCCAACGGCCCGGCCGCACCCGTCCTTCTGGTGGGTGTGGATTTCGGGCTTCCCCATTTTGATGCCGAGCTCGAAGAGCTCGGCCTGCTGGCCGAGACCGCAGGGCTGACGCCCGTGGCACGCCTGTCCTGCAAGCGCAAGGTGCCCGACGCGGCGCTGTTCGTGGGCAGCGGCAAGGCCGACGAGATCCGCATGCTGGCGCAGATGCATGGCGCGCAGGAAGTGCTTTTCGACCAGGCGCTGAGTCCTGCGCAGCAGCGCAACCTCGAACGCCATCTCGAACTGCCGGTCAACGACCGCACCATGCTGATCCTCGAGATCTTTGCCCAGCGCGCGCGCAGCCACGAAGGCAAGCTCCAGGTCGAGCTGGCGCGCCTGCAATACCTGGCCACGCGCCTGGTGCGCCGCTGGTCCCACCTGGAACGCCAGCGCGGCGGTATCGGCGCGCGCGGCGGCCCGGGTGAAACCCAGATCGAGCTGGACCGGCGCATGATCGACAAGTCGATCAAGAGCACGCGCGAGCGGCTGGCCAAGGTCAAGAAGCAGCGCGCGACGCAGCGCCGCCAGCGCGAGCGCCAGGATGTGTTCAACGTCTCTCTGGTCGGTTACACCAATGCCGGCAAGTCGACGCTGTTCAATGCGCTGGTGAAGGCGCGCGCCTATGCCGCCGACCAGCTGTTCGCCACGCTCGACACGACCACGCGCCAGTTGTATTTGAGCGATGCGCGCCAATCTGTGTCCCTGTCGGACACCGTGGGCTTCATCCGCGACCTGCCGCACGGCCTGGTCGATGCATTCCAGGCCACGCTGCAGGAAGCGGTCGATGCCGACTTGCTGCTGCATGTGGTCGATGCCTCGAATCCCGCGTTCCCCGAGCAGATTGCCGAAGTGCAGAAGGTGCTGGCGGAAATCGGCGCCGACGGCATTCCCCAGGTGCTGGTATTCAACAAGCTCGATGCCATGCCGGCCGAACTGCGCCCGCCCCAGCTGCAGGACAGCTACGAGTGGGACGGCCAGGCCGTGCCGCGGCTGTTCGTCAGCGCGCGCTCGGGCGAGGGCCTGCCGGCATTGCGCCAGCTGCTCACCGAGAGCGTCCTGGCAGAAAAGGGGACGGATAAGATCCCCGACCCACCCGCTGATTTATGA
- the hfq gene encoding RNA chaperone Hfq, with translation MSNKGQLLQDPFLNALRREHVPVSIYLVNGIKLQGQIESFDQYVVLLRNTVTQMVYKHAISTIVPGRAVNFSTAEASGDNEAAGA, from the coding sequence GTGAGCAATAAAGGCCAACTCCTTCAAGATCCCTTCCTCAATGCACTGCGTCGCGAGCATGTGCCGGTGTCCATCTATCTGGTCAACGGTATCAAGCTGCAAGGCCAGATTGAGTCTTTTGACCAGTACGTTGTGCTGTTGCGCAATACCGTCACGCAAATGGTGTACAAGCACGCCATTTCGACCATCGTTCCCGGCCGCGCCGTGAACTTCTCCACGGCCGAAGCCTCCGGCGATAACGAAGCCGCCGGCGCCTGA
- the der gene encoding ribosome biogenesis GTPase Der, whose protein sequence is MKPVIALVGRPNVGKSTLFNRLTKSRDAIVADFAGLTRDRHYGQGKQGKHEYIVIDTGGFEPDASSGIFKEMAKQTQQAVAEADVVIFVVDARAGVSAQDHEIAKYLRRLSKPCLLVANKAEGMLESPQLSEFYELGLGQVYPVSAAHGQGMRSLVDLALEPLNLPEPEDDAFEEGELGPIKLAVAGRPNAGKSTLINTWLGEERLVAFDMPGTTRDAISVPFERNGQKFELIDTAGLRRKGKVFEAIEKFSVVKTLQAIESANVVLLLIDATQGVTEQDSHIAGFILESGRAVVLAVNKWDAVDEYQRELLQRSIESRLSFLKFASLHFISARKRQGLGPLWTSIAQAHKAATCKMSTPVLTRLLLEAVQFQAPKRAGMFRPKMRYAHQGGMNPPVIVVHGNSLEHVTDAYKRFLEGRFRKEFNLVGTPLRIEMKTSHNPFTDKDK, encoded by the coding sequence ATGAAGCCAGTTATTGCCCTAGTAGGGCGCCCGAACGTGGGCAAATCGACGCTGTTCAATCGGCTTACCAAGTCGAGGGATGCGATCGTCGCCGACTTTGCCGGGTTGACGCGGGACCGTCATTACGGCCAGGGCAAGCAGGGCAAGCACGAGTACATCGTGATCGACACCGGCGGCTTCGAACCCGATGCATCCAGCGGCATCTTCAAGGAGATGGCCAAGCAGACGCAGCAGGCCGTGGCCGAGGCCGACGTGGTGATCTTCGTGGTCGACGCGCGTGCCGGCGTGTCCGCGCAGGACCATGAGATCGCCAAGTACCTGCGCCGCCTGAGCAAGCCCTGCCTGCTGGTGGCCAACAAGGCCGAGGGCATGCTGGAAAGCCCCCAGCTCAGCGAGTTCTATGAACTCGGCCTGGGCCAGGTGTACCCGGTGTCCGCGGCCCATGGCCAGGGCATGCGCAGCCTGGTCGATCTCGCGCTCGAGCCGCTGAACCTGCCCGAACCCGAGGACGATGCGTTCGAAGAGGGCGAGCTCGGTCCGATCAAGCTGGCCGTGGCCGGCCGGCCCAATGCCGGCAAGTCGACGCTGATCAACACCTGGCTCGGCGAGGAGCGCCTGGTGGCCTTCGACATGCCCGGCACCACGCGCGACGCGATCTCGGTGCCGTTCGAGCGCAACGGCCAGAAGTTCGAGCTGATCGACACTGCCGGCCTGCGCCGCAAGGGCAAGGTGTTCGAAGCCATCGAGAAGTTCTCGGTGGTCAAGACGCTGCAGGCCATCGAGTCGGCCAACGTCGTGCTGCTGCTGATCGACGCCACCCAGGGCGTGACCGAGCAGGACTCGCACATTGCGGGCTTCATCCTGGAAAGCGGCCGCGCCGTGGTGCTGGCCGTCAACAAGTGGGATGCGGTCGACGAGTACCAGCGCGAGCTGCTGCAGCGCTCGATCGAGTCGCGCCTGTCGTTCCTGAAGTTCGCCTCGCTGCATTTCATCTCGGCGCGCAAGCGCCAGGGCCTGGGTCCGCTGTGGACCTCGATTGCCCAGGCGCACAAGGCGGCCACCTGCAAGATGTCGACGCCGGTGCTCACCCGCCTGCTGCTCGAGGCGGTGCAGTTCCAGGCGCCCAAGCGCGCCGGCATGTTCCGCCCGAAGATGCGTTACGCCCACCAGGGCGGCATGAACCCGCCGGTGATCGTGGTGCACGGCAATTCGCTCGAGCATGTGACCGATGCGTACAAGCGCTTCCTCGAGGGGCGCTTCCGCAAGGAATTCAATCTCGTGGGCACGCCGCTGCGCATCGAGATGAAAACCTCGCACAATCCTTTTACCGACAAAGACAAGTGA
- the bamB gene encoding outer membrane protein assembly factor BamB yields the protein MTRSLPTRLVRSLCTLGLAAGLAGCALWSDKVKLPDLGPNVALLPVQKSWTAKIAPLGQMPLVVDVHGATVVLASLDGSLQALDANSGASLWQAKVGQPLTAGVGGNGRQQAVVTRSNEVVLLEQGRELWRKRLSAASYTPPLVAGGRVFVLTADRALTAFDAEDGRQLWHQQRTGESLVLRQAGVLTALGDTLLAGLSGRLVGLNPDNGAVLWEAPLASPRGTNDVERLVDLVGPVYRDDSQFCARTFQASVACVDASSARLLWAQPARGAQGVGGDAERVVGAEGNGTVIAWRRADGSRLWSTDRLQLRKLTAPLVVGRSVVVGDDNGLVHLLSKEDGSPLNRLTTDDSGIAAAPVVAADTLVVVTRNGGVYGFRPD from the coding sequence ATGACCCGCAGCCTGCCTACGCGCCTGGTGCGCAGCCTCTGTACCCTGGGCCTGGCGGCCGGCCTTGCCGGCTGCGCGCTGTGGTCCGACAAGGTCAAACTCCCGGACCTGGGGCCGAACGTGGCCTTGCTGCCCGTGCAGAAGTCCTGGACGGCTAAAATCGCGCCGCTGGGGCAGATGCCGCTGGTGGTCGATGTGCATGGCGCCACGGTGGTGCTCGCCAGCCTCGACGGCAGCCTGCAGGCGCTGGATGCCAACTCCGGTGCCTCGCTGTGGCAGGCCAAGGTCGGCCAGCCGCTGACGGCCGGCGTCGGCGGCAATGGCCGCCAGCAGGCCGTGGTCACGCGCAGCAACGAAGTGGTGCTGCTCGAGCAGGGCCGCGAACTCTGGCGCAAGCGCCTGTCGGCGGCCTCGTATACGCCGCCGCTGGTGGCCGGCGGGCGCGTGTTCGTGCTGACCGCCGACCGCGCGCTCACGGCCTTCGATGCCGAGGACGGCCGCCAGCTCTGGCACCAGCAGCGCACCGGCGAGTCGCTGGTGCTGCGCCAGGCGGGCGTGCTCACGGCCCTAGGCGACACGCTGCTGGCCGGCCTTTCGGGCCGGCTCGTGGGCCTGAACCCCGACAACGGCGCCGTGCTGTGGGAAGCGCCGCTGGCCAGCCCGCGCGGCACCAACGATGTCGAGCGCCTGGTCGACCTGGTCGGCCCGGTGTACCGCGACGACAGCCAGTTCTGCGCGCGCACCTTCCAGGCCTCGGTGGCCTGTGTCGATGCGTCCAGCGCGCGCCTGCTGTGGGCCCAGCCGGCGCGCGGCGCCCAGGGCGTGGGCGGCGATGCCGAACGCGTCGTCGGCGCGGAAGGCAATGGAACAGTGATCGCCTGGCGGCGTGCCGATGGCAGCCGCCTGTGGTCTACGGATCGCCTGCAACTGCGCAAGCTGACGGCCCCCCTGGTGGTGGGCCGCTCGGTGGTGGTGGGCGATGACAATGGTCTGGTGCATCTGTTGTCCAAGGAGGATGGTTCCCCGTTGAACCGCCTGACGACCGATGACTCCGGGATTGCTGCAGCACCGGTGGTGGCTGCGGATACGCTGGTGGTCGTGACGCGCAATGGTGGCGTGTACGGCTTCCGGCCGGATTGA
- a CDS encoding YfgM family protein — translation MAQHFDLEEQEQLDQLKHFWNKWGTPITGALIVVLGGFAAWNGYQYWQARQSTQAAALADAVTQAVEGRQLDRVGQALVDLKGSYAGTQQAAQAGLLAAKAYADAGQWDQAKETLTWVADKGSDNGLQSLARVRLASVLIEQKQPDAALQQLSASFPAEFTAVAADRRGDALAQQDKKTQAVAEYQKAYKAFDSQTDYRRLVEFKLNALGVQVQPQTSPTEAKL, via the coding sequence ATGGCCCAACATTTCGACCTTGAAGAACAAGAGCAACTCGACCAGCTCAAGCATTTCTGGAACAAATGGGGCACCCCGATCACGGGTGCCCTGATTGTCGTGCTCGGCGGCTTTGCGGCCTGGAATGGCTATCAGTACTGGCAGGCGCGCCAATCGACGCAGGCGGCGGCGCTGGCCGATGCGGTGACGCAGGCCGTCGAAGGCCGGCAGCTCGACCGCGTGGGGCAGGCCCTTGTCGACCTCAAGGGCAGCTACGCCGGCACGCAGCAGGCGGCGCAAGCCGGCCTGCTGGCCGCGAAGGCCTATGCCGACGCGGGCCAGTGGGACCAGGCCAAGGAAACGCTGACCTGGGTCGCCGACAAGGGCAGCGACAACGGCTTGCAGTCGCTGGCGCGCGTGCGCCTGGCATCGGTGCTGATCGAGCAAAAGCAGCCCGATGCCGCGCTGCAGCAGCTCTCGGCCTCGTTCCCGGCGGAGTTCACCGCCGTGGCCGCCGACCGCCGCGGCGATGCGCTGGCGCAGCAGGACAAGAAGACCCAGGCCGTGGCCGAATATCAGAAGGCCTACAAGGCCTTCGACAGCCAGACCGACTACCGCCGCCTGGTGGAATTCAAGCTCAACGCGCTGGGCGTGCAAGTCCAGCCCCAGACCAGCCCGACGGAAGCCAAACTATGA
- the hisS gene encoding histidine--tRNA ligase: MNDILPPDSARWEWLEDKVRGLMQRYAYRNIRTPIVEPTPLFVRGLGEVTDIVEKEMYSFEDRLNGEQLTLRPEATAGVVRAVVESNLLYDGGKRLYYMGPMFRHERPQRGRYRQFHQIGAEALGFHGAEVDAELILLADALWKELGLQNVRLELNSLGQPEERRAHRAALIAYFEQNLELLDEEAKRRLHSNPLRILDTKNPAMQALVQLAPRLLDFLGEASRTHLDTVTSILDANGVAWSINPRLVRGMDYYNLTVFEFITDQLGSQGTICGGGRYDYLIEQIGGKAAPAVGWALGVERVLELVKEAGLATVTPVPDAYAVVPDAATLPLVSSVVQALRGAGVSVQMHSPSGAAGEGMGSMKSQFKKADASGARFALIFGADELAQGQVTVKSLRDGSGAQTTQSLSAAAQWATLLQSTD; the protein is encoded by the coding sequence ATGAACGACATCCTGCCTCCCGATTCCGCGCGCTGGGAATGGCTCGAGGACAAGGTGCGCGGCCTGATGCAGCGCTATGCCTACCGCAACATCCGCACTCCCATCGTCGAGCCGACGCCGCTGTTCGTGCGCGGCCTGGGCGAGGTCACCGACATCGTTGAAAAGGAGATGTACTCCTTTGAAGACCGGCTCAACGGCGAGCAGCTGACGCTGCGCCCCGAGGCCACGGCCGGCGTGGTGCGCGCCGTCGTCGAGAGCAACCTGCTGTATGACGGCGGCAAGCGCCTGTACTACATGGGCCCGATGTTCCGCCACGAGCGCCCGCAGCGCGGCCGCTACCGCCAGTTCCACCAGATCGGCGCCGAGGCGCTGGGCTTCCATGGCGCCGAGGTCGATGCCGAACTGATCCTGCTGGCCGATGCGCTGTGGAAGGAGCTGGGCCTGCAGAACGTGCGCCTGGAGCTCAACAGCCTGGGCCAGCCCGAGGAGCGCCGCGCGCACCGCGCGGCGCTGATTGCCTATTTCGAGCAGAACCTGGAACTGCTGGACGAGGAGGCCAAGCGCCGCCTACACAGCAATCCGCTGCGCATCCTCGACACCAAGAACCCGGCCATGCAGGCCCTGGTGCAGCTCGCGCCGCGGCTGCTCGACTTCCTGGGCGAGGCTTCGCGCACCCACCTCGACACCGTGACGTCCATCCTGGATGCCAACGGCGTCGCCTGGAGCATCAACCCGCGCCTGGTGCGCGGCATGGACTATTACAACCTCACGGTGTTTGAATTCATCACCGACCAGCTCGGCTCGCAGGGCACAATTTGCGGCGGCGGCCGCTACGACTACCTGATCGAGCAGATCGGCGGCAAGGCGGCGCCGGCCGTGGGCTGGGCGCTGGGCGTCGAGCGCGTGCTCGAACTCGTCAAGGAAGCCGGCCTGGCAACGGTCACCCCCGTGCCCGACGCCTATGCGGTGGTGCCCGATGCGGCCACGCTGCCCCTGGTCAGCAGCGTGGTGCAGGCGCTGCGCGGCGCGGGCGTCAGCGTGCAGATGCACAGCCCCTCGGGCGCGGCGGGCGAGGGCATGGGCAGCATGAAGTCGCAGTTCAAGAAAGCCGATGCCAGCGGCGCGCGCTTCGCGCTGATCTTTGGCGCGGACGAGCTGGCACAGGGCCAGGTCACGGTCAAGTCGCTGCGCGACGGCAGCGGCGCCCAGACCACGCAATCCCTCAGCGCCGCGGCGCAGTGGGCGACCCTTCTACAATCAACCGACTGA
- the ispG gene encoding flavodoxin-dependent (E)-4-hydroxy-3-methylbut-2-enyl-diphosphate synthase, which produces MSAPAARRSRQARVVWGDRVVTVGGDAPVRIQSMTNTDTVDAIETAIQIRELAQAGSEMVRITVNTPEAAAAVPYIREQLDRMGENVPLVGDFHYNGHRLLTEFPDCAQALSKYRINPGNVGKGDKRDKQFGQMIEAAARYDKAVRIGVNWGSLDQELLASLMDENNRRAQPWDPRQVMYEALITSAIDSARLAESMGLSGNQIILSCKVSGVQDLISVYRELSRRCDYALHLGLTEAGMATKGTVASTAALAVLLQEGIGDTIRVSLTPQPGEARTQEVVVAGEILQSLGMRMFVPSVTACPGCGRTTSTTFQELAKRIDDHLRAQMPVWRLRYPGVEAMRVAVMGCIVNGPGESKHADIGISLPGNGEAPAAPVFIDGEKAMTLRGDNIAEEFHAIVDQYVQRRYGAAAA; this is translated from the coding sequence ATGTCCGCTCCCGCGGCGCGGCGCTCGCGCCAGGCCCGCGTGGTCTGGGGCGACCGCGTCGTCACGGTGGGCGGCGATGCGCCAGTGCGCATCCAGTCGATGACCAATACCGACACCGTCGATGCCATCGAGACCGCGATCCAGATCCGCGAACTGGCCCAGGCCGGCTCGGAGATGGTGCGCATCACCGTCAACACGCCCGAGGCCGCCGCGGCCGTGCCCTATATCCGCGAGCAGCTCGACCGCATGGGCGAGAACGTGCCCCTGGTCGGCGACTTCCATTACAACGGCCACCGGCTGTTGACCGAGTTCCCGGACTGCGCCCAGGCGCTGTCCAAGTACCGCATCAACCCTGGCAACGTCGGCAAGGGCGACAAGCGCGACAAGCAGTTCGGTCAGATGATCGAAGCCGCGGCGCGCTACGACAAGGCGGTGCGGATCGGCGTCAACTGGGGCAGCCTGGACCAGGAGCTGCTGGCCAGCCTCATGGACGAGAACAACCGCCGCGCCCAGCCCTGGGATCCGCGCCAGGTAATGTACGAGGCGCTGATCACCTCGGCCATCGACTCGGCGCGGCTGGCCGAATCGATGGGCCTGAGCGGCAACCAGATCATCCTGTCGTGCAAGGTCAGCGGCGTGCAGGACCTGATTTCGGTCTACCGCGAGCTGTCGCGCCGCTGCGATTACGCGCTGCACCTGGGCCTGACCGAAGCCGGCATGGCGACCAAGGGCACGGTGGCCTCGACGGCCGCGCTGGCCGTGCTGCTGCAAGAGGGCATCGGCGACACCATCCGCGTCTCGCTCACGCCCCAGCCCGGCGAAGCGCGCACGCAGGAAGTGGTGGTCGCCGGCGAGATCCTGCAGTCGCTGGGCATGCGCATGTTCGTGCCCAGCGTCACCGCCTGTCCGGGCTGCGGGCGCACCACCAGCACCACCTTCCAGGAGCTGGCCAAGCGCATCGACGACCACCTGCGCGCGCAGATGCCGGTGTGGCGCCTGCGCTATCCGGGTGTCGAAGCCATGCGCGTGGCCGTCATGGGCTGCATCGTCAACGGGCCGGGCGAAAGCAAGCATGCCGACATCGGCATCAGCCTGCCGGGCAACGGCGAGGCGCCTGCGGCGCCGGTGTTCATCGATGGCGAAAAGGCCATGACGCTGCGCGGTGACAATATCGCCGAGGAATTCCACGCCATCGTCGACCAGTATGTGCAGCGCCGCTATGGCGCCGCGGCGGCCTAG
- a CDS encoding helix-turn-helix domain-containing protein, with protein sequence MSGEQGDTQASAGQQLRQAREAAGLHVAALAGALKVPVHKLEALEADDYAAFNDHVFMRALASSICRTLGLEVQPVLDKLPRSAIKGFDAQRMHLNAPIKARAGKSGGMAASSGGVSRKAVGAVVLLLLGAAAVYFMPDGMLDRGDAEQGREVTSQPVDAVPAPAAALPAAPAADVPAAAALPAAAPTGAVPAAIDTPPAAAPAAAAPAAAAAAATDAVPPALPGQAPLAFSATAPSWVQVKDARGAVVLSKNLGAGETAQVSATLPVQVVVGRVAATTLQVRGQPFDLAAVAQGKDVARFEVK encoded by the coding sequence ATGTCCGGTGAACAGGGTGATACGCAGGCGAGCGCTGGTCAGCAGCTGCGCCAGGCACGCGAGGCGGCGGGGCTGCATGTGGCGGCGCTGGCCGGCGCGCTGAAGGTACCGGTGCACAAGCTCGAGGCGCTCGAAGCCGACGATTACGCGGCGTTCAACGACCATGTGTTCATGCGGGCGCTGGCCTCGAGCATCTGCCGCACGCTGGGCCTCGAAGTCCAGCCGGTGCTCGACAAGCTGCCGCGCAGCGCGATCAAGGGGTTTGACGCGCAGCGCATGCACCTGAACGCGCCGATCAAGGCCCGCGCCGGAAAGAGCGGCGGCATGGCCGCCAGCAGTGGCGGCGTGTCGCGCAAGGCGGTGGGCGCGGTGGTCCTGCTGTTGCTGGGCGCGGCGGCGGTCTATTTCATGCCCGACGGCATGCTGGACCGCGGCGACGCCGAGCAGGGCAGGGAGGTGACCAGCCAGCCGGTGGACGCCGTGCCTGCGCCCGCTGCCGCATTGCCCGCGGCCCCCGCCGCGGATGTGCCGGCCGCCGCCGCACTTCCTGCCGCGGCGCCGACAGGCGCAGTGCCTGCGGCCATCGACACGCCGCCAGCCGCAGCCCCGGCTGCCGCAGCTCCGGCTGCCGCAGCTGCGGCTGCCACTGACGCGGTGCCACCCGCGCTGCCCGGCCAGGCGCCGCTGGCGTTCAGCGCCACGGCCCCGTCGTGGGTGCAGGTCAAGGACGCGCGCGGCGCGGTCGTGCTGAGCAAGAACCTGGGCGCTGGGGAGACGGCGCAGGTCTCGGCCACGCTGCCGGTGCAGGTGGTGGTGGGACGCGTTGCCGCCACCACGCTGCAGGTGCGCGGCCAGCCCTTCGATCTCGCCGCCGTGGCGCAAGGTAAAGACGTAGCCCGTTTTGAGGTGAAATAA
- the pilW gene encoding type IV pilus biogenesis/stability protein PilW translates to MNPGNIARLASSYRGWGFAACLGLALLAGCASGPRASGADSAQGDIVTPSDESEVRRRARIRMELAGSYFQLGKTEIALDEIKQSLATDPGYAEAHQLRGLIYMQLNDPVLAEDGFRRALALAPRDGNVMHNYGWLLCQQKRYAQADQLFNDALAQPRYQAAAKTWMAKGLCLESAGQHKAAEQALFKAYEMDAGNPVVAYNLANVLYVQGDATRARFYIRRLNNSEQANAESLWLGIRIERAQGDQLAMQQLAGPLGRRFPESREWLAYQRGAFNE, encoded by the coding sequence ATGAATCCTGGAAACATCGCACGGCTGGCAAGTTCATACCGGGGCTGGGGGTTCGCAGCCTGCCTGGGCCTGGCGCTGCTCGCCGGCTGTGCGAGCGGCCCGCGCGCCAGCGGCGCCGACAGTGCGCAGGGCGACATCGTCACGCCGTCCGATGAGTCCGAGGTCCGGCGCCGCGCGCGCATCCGCATGGAGCTCGCGGGCAGCTATTTCCAGCTCGGCAAGACCGAGATCGCGCTTGACGAGATCAAGCAGTCGCTGGCCACCGATCCCGGCTATGCCGAGGCGCACCAGCTGCGCGGCCTGATCTACATGCAACTGAACGATCCGGTGCTGGCCGAAGACGGTTTCCGCCGCGCGCTCGCGCTGGCGCCGCGCGACGGCAACGTCATGCACAACTATGGCTGGCTGCTGTGCCAGCAGAAGCGCTATGCGCAGGCCGACCAGCTGTTCAACGATGCGCTGGCCCAGCCGCGCTACCAGGCGGCCGCCAAGACCTGGATGGCCAAAGGCCTTTGCCTGGAGAGCGCCGGCCAGCACAAGGCCGCCGAACAGGCCTTGTTCAAGGCCTATGAAATGGACGCCGGCAATCCGGTTGTCGCCTACAACCTGGCCAACGTGCTGTATGTTCAGGGGGATGCCACGCGTGCGCGCTTCTACATCCGCCGCCTGAACAACAGCGAACAGGCCAACGCCGAGTCGCTGTGGCTTGGCATCAGGATCGAACGCGCCCAGGGCGACCAGCTGGCCATGCAGCAGCTGGCCGGCCCGCTGGGGCGGCGTTTTCCGGAATCGCGCGAGTGGTTGGCCTATCAACGGGGTGCATTCAATGAGTGA